Proteins from one Microbacterium sp. Root553 genomic window:
- a CDS encoding alanine racemase produces the protein MPLQIPDPLLGTWAKGFSARTAGLRLSEIAAADLHLSDLTTPILTVHEAALAHNETTVFGWAAEQGVLLAPHGKTTMAPALWQRLLDVGAWGISVATAWQAEVAIAAGVRTVLIANAVTDGAAARHLGELLAEDPGLRILCWADSPTTVGILAEALSDAARPLDVLVELGGAGGRTGARSLADGERIAEAILDAPGLRLAGVTGYEGPFGPDRSVASVEAVDVYLETLVTLHRRLAYPEGVRPVLSAGGSAFPDRAAAILAPHRADADIVLRSGAFQIHDDGFYSRMSPFGGPLTSTAPLRSAMHAWSRVVSQPEPGLALLDAGRRDVPFDLGLPIPQSIGGEITALNDQHAFLRLAETASAAPGDVVRLGLSHPCTAFDKWRVVAVIDDPDADDPRVVGAVATCF, from the coding sequence ATGCCTCTACAAATTCCGGATCCTCTTCTCGGCACGTGGGCGAAGGGCTTCTCCGCGCGAACCGCGGGCCTCCGTCTCTCCGAGATCGCGGCTGCGGATCTGCACCTCTCCGATCTGACCACTCCGATCCTGACGGTGCACGAGGCCGCGCTCGCGCACAACGAGACGACGGTGTTCGGCTGGGCGGCCGAGCAGGGGGTGCTGCTGGCGCCGCACGGGAAGACAACGATGGCGCCGGCTCTCTGGCAGCGTCTGCTCGATGTGGGCGCGTGGGGGATCTCGGTCGCGACGGCGTGGCAGGCCGAGGTCGCGATCGCGGCCGGAGTGCGCACTGTGCTCATCGCGAACGCCGTGACCGATGGTGCGGCGGCCCGCCACCTCGGCGAGCTGCTCGCCGAGGACCCCGGCCTGCGCATCCTCTGCTGGGCCGACTCGCCGACGACCGTGGGCATCCTGGCCGAGGCTCTCTCCGACGCCGCCCGGCCTCTCGACGTGCTCGTCGAACTCGGCGGTGCGGGTGGGCGCACAGGCGCGCGCAGCCTCGCCGACGGCGAACGCATAGCCGAGGCGATCCTCGATGCTCCGGGCCTGCGCCTCGCCGGGGTGACCGGATACGAGGGGCCGTTCGGACCCGATCGCAGCGTGGCGTCGGTCGAGGCGGTCGACGTGTACCTCGAGACCCTCGTGACCCTGCACCGGCGTCTCGCGTACCCGGAGGGCGTCCGTCCGGTGCTGAGCGCCGGTGGCAGCGCCTTCCCCGATCGTGCCGCCGCGATCCTCGCTCCGCATCGGGCCGATGCCGACATCGTGCTGAGGTCCGGGGCGTTCCAGATCCACGACGACGGCTTCTACTCGCGGATGTCACCGTTCGGTGGGCCGCTCACCTCGACCGCTCCGCTGCGGTCGGCGATGCACGCCTGGTCGCGCGTCGTCTCGCAGCCGGAGCCGGGCCTCGCGCTCCTCGATGCGGGGCGTCGCGATGTGCCGTTCGATCTCGGTCTGCCGATCCCGCAGTCCATCGGCGGCGAGATCACGGCCCTCAACGATCAGCACGCCTTCCTCCGCCTCGCGGAGACCGCGTCGGCGGCCCCCGGAGACGTCGTGCGTCTCGGACTGTCGCACCCGTGCACCGCCTTCGACAAGTGGCGCGTCGTGGCGGTCATCGACGACCCCGATGCCGACGACCCGCGCGTCGTCGGGGCGGTGGCGACGTGCTTCTGA
- a CDS encoding RidA family protein, producing MTAKIRISTDAAPAPAHTFSQGVRKGPIVQVSGQGPVDPQTGDYLFPGDVAAQTTRTLENVKAIVEASGATFDDVVMLRVYLTAREDFPIMNEAYGAFVSAHTTGDVLPARTTVFTGLPREEMLVEIDGLAVVSD from the coding sequence ATGACCGCGAAGATCCGCATCTCGACCGACGCCGCCCCCGCTCCCGCCCACACGTTCTCGCAGGGCGTGCGGAAGGGGCCGATCGTGCAGGTCTCGGGACAGGGTCCCGTCGATCCGCAGACCGGCGACTACCTGTTCCCCGGCGACGTGGCCGCACAGACCACTCGCACCCTCGAGAACGTCAAGGCGATCGTCGAGGCATCGGGAGCGACCTTCGACGATGTCGTGATGCTGCGCGTGTATCTCACCGCGCGCGAGGACTTCCCGATCATGAACGAGGCGTACGGCGCGTTCGTCAGCGCCCACACCACCGGCGACGTCCTCCCCGCGCGCACGACGGTGTTCACCGGACTCCCCCGCGAGGAGATGCTCGTCGAGATCGACGGACTCGCGGTCGTCTCCGACTGA
- a CDS encoding L,D-transpeptidase family protein, translating into MFVTDLISAQDAKTEKLNETTDAVVAQDSDAPTAALPPQSGDPEVAWAPIEPAPKKKRLGLWIGLGAGAVVLAAGAASMILIAPGTTVAGIPVGWLTPGAAADAIDAHVAETEVTLTGAGDDVVLTGADLGASIDAGALADKAFAEHPLWNLGAWMGDPIAGEITLDPSAADSALRSAVPASYEDPTDAGVVFDAATAAYTVTPSVSGTAVDIDGLTAAIVDTVADGGKSLEFSGAPVEAAAAVTDDDATTLMTSLNGMLGTIGFYVGEERTVPVDPATAASWFSVVDDDGSLRVVADEAVIQTTIDSLAGAVDRAPVNATNIVNSSGEVLRTETAGVNGRALGDTSNLASEVADKLEAADGVVPLAVTETPFESVNLVRKIDVDLGSQTATLIENGAVVRSWAISSGKAATPTDTGNFTVYAHVRMQTMKSREPDGSITETPNVPWVTYFNGDEGFHGTYWHNAFGSPRSHGCVNMPIDVAKFVYEWSPVGLEVSVHN; encoded by the coding sequence ATGTTCGTGACCGATCTGATCTCAGCTCAGGATGCGAAGACCGAGAAGCTGAACGAGACGACGGATGCCGTCGTCGCACAGGATTCCGACGCGCCCACCGCCGCCCTTCCGCCGCAGAGCGGTGATCCCGAGGTCGCCTGGGCCCCCATCGAGCCCGCGCCCAAGAAGAAGCGTCTCGGTCTGTGGATCGGGCTGGGCGCAGGAGCGGTCGTCCTCGCCGCGGGCGCCGCATCGATGATCCTCATCGCTCCGGGAACCACCGTCGCCGGCATCCCCGTCGGCTGGCTCACGCCCGGCGCCGCCGCCGACGCGATCGACGCGCACGTCGCCGAGACCGAGGTCACGCTCACCGGAGCAGGCGACGATGTCGTGCTCACCGGGGCCGACCTCGGCGCCTCGATCGATGCCGGAGCACTCGCCGACAAGGCGTTCGCGGAGCATCCGCTCTGGAATCTCGGCGCATGGATGGGCGACCCCATCGCGGGCGAGATCACCCTCGACCCCTCGGCCGCGGACTCCGCGTTGCGCTCGGCCGTCCCCGCCAGCTACGAGGATCCGACCGATGCCGGCGTGGTCTTCGACGCGGCCACCGCCGCCTACACGGTCACCCCGTCGGTCTCCGGAACGGCCGTCGACATCGACGGTCTCACCGCGGCCATCGTCGACACCGTCGCCGACGGCGGCAAGAGCCTCGAGTTCTCCGGCGCGCCCGTCGAGGCGGCGGCCGCCGTCACCGATGACGACGCGACGACGCTGATGACCTCGTTGAACGGGATGCTCGGCACGATCGGCTTCTACGTCGGCGAAGAGCGCACGGTCCCCGTCGACCCCGCCACCGCCGCGAGCTGGTTCTCGGTCGTCGACGACGACGGATCCCTCCGTGTGGTCGCCGACGAGGCGGTCATCCAGACCACGATCGACTCCCTCGCCGGCGCCGTCGACCGCGCGCCCGTCAACGCGACCAACATCGTGAACTCCTCGGGTGAGGTGCTCCGCACCGAGACCGCGGGCGTCAACGGCCGTGCGCTGGGTGACACCTCGAACCTCGCGTCCGAGGTCGCCGACAAGCTGGAAGCCGCCGACGGCGTCGTCCCGCTCGCGGTCACCGAGACTCCGTTCGAGTCGGTCAACCTCGTTCGCAAGATCGACGTCGACCTCGGATCCCAGACCGCGACCCTCATCGAGAACGGCGCGGTCGTGCGCTCCTGGGCGATCTCGTCCGGCAAGGCCGCCACGCCCACCGACACCGGCAACTTCACGGTCTACGCGCACGTGCGCATGCAGACGATGAAGAGCCGCGAGCCCGACGGCTCGATCACCGAGACGCCGAACGTGCCGTGGGTCACATACTTCAACGGCGACGAGGGCTTCCACGGCACCTACTGGCACAACGCCTTCGGCTCGCCCCGCAGCCACGGCTGCGTGAACATGCCGATCGATGTCGCCAAGTTCGTCTACGAGTGGTCGCCCGTCGGCCTCGAGGTGTCGGTCCACAACTGA
- a CDS encoding NADP-dependent isocitrate dehydrogenase: protein MTDDAIIYTYTDEAPALATASFLPIIKAYTGQADIEVETRDISLGGRILAAFPQKLAPEQQVGDALAELGGLATLPEANIIKLPNISASIPQLKAAIAELQSQGYDIPSFPDEPTSLEEKDVRARYDRIKGSAVNPVLREGNSDRRAPLAVKNYAKKHPHRNKAFAQGSKTRVATLGHDDFKHNERSWVAAKDDVLSFRHTAADGTVTILKEGLKVLPREIIDATFLSAANLDAFLAETLETAKNDDILYSVHLKATMMKVSDPIIFGHVVRAFFHDVFAQHGDALAAAGLTANDGLGSILAGLGGVAGGDEIAAAFDRAIAEGPRLSYTNSDKGITNLHVPSDVIVDASMPALVRNGGKLWGADGGEADTLAVIPDSSYAGVYQAVIDDVIANGPLDPATIGTVPNVGLMAQAAEEYGSHDKTFEIETAGTVQVVDSEGTVLIEHEVEPGDIWRATQTKHIPVMDWVKLAVTRARATGDPAVFWLDANRSHDAQIIAKVHQGLATLDTKGLTITILAPEEATRYTLARMRHGLDTISVTGNVLRDYLTDLFPILEVGTSAKMLSIVPLLAGGGLFETGAGGSAPKHVQQLVEQNYLRWDSLGEFFALAASLEHFADRTGNEKARVLAQTLDAATGTFLEEDRSPGRALGTIDNRGSHFYLGLYWAQELAAQTTDAELAAAFAPIAATLAENEETIVSELNAVQGTAVEIGGYYRPDDALVQAVMRPSATLNGIVDALN from the coding sequence GTGACCGACGACGCCATCATCTACACGTACACGGACGAGGCACCGGCACTCGCCACCGCCTCCTTCCTGCCGATCATCAAGGCCTATACGGGACAGGCCGACATCGAGGTCGAGACCCGCGACATCTCGCTCGGCGGCCGCATCCTCGCCGCCTTCCCGCAGAAGCTCGCTCCCGAGCAGCAGGTCGGCGACGCGCTGGCCGAGCTCGGGGGGCTCGCCACCCTCCCCGAGGCGAACATCATCAAGCTGCCGAACATCTCGGCCTCGATCCCGCAGCTCAAGGCGGCGATCGCCGAGCTCCAGTCGCAGGGATACGACATCCCCTCGTTCCCGGACGAGCCCACCTCCCTCGAAGAGAAGGATGTGCGGGCGCGCTACGACCGGATCAAGGGATCGGCCGTCAACCCGGTGCTGCGCGAAGGCAACAGCGACCGCCGGGCCCCGCTCGCGGTGAAGAACTACGCCAAGAAGCACCCGCACCGCAACAAGGCGTTCGCGCAGGGGTCGAAGACCCGTGTGGCGACGCTCGGTCACGACGACTTCAAGCACAACGAGCGCTCGTGGGTGGCGGCGAAGGACGACGTCCTGAGCTTCCGCCACACCGCCGCGGACGGCACCGTCACGATCCTCAAGGAGGGGCTGAAGGTCCTGCCGCGCGAGATCATCGACGCCACGTTCCTCTCCGCCGCCAACCTCGACGCCTTCCTCGCCGAGACGCTCGAGACGGCGAAGAACGACGACATCCTCTACTCGGTGCACCTCAAGGCGACGATGATGAAGGTCAGCGACCCGATCATCTTCGGCCACGTGGTGCGCGCGTTCTTCCACGATGTCTTCGCACAGCACGGCGACGCGCTCGCCGCCGCAGGGCTCACCGCGAACGACGGACTCGGCTCGATCCTCGCGGGTCTGGGCGGCGTCGCCGGCGGTGACGAGATCGCCGCGGCGTTCGACCGCGCGATCGCCGAGGGGCCCCGCCTGTCGTACACGAACTCGGACAAGGGCATCACGAACCTGCACGTCCCCAGCGACGTGATCGTGGACGCCTCGATGCCCGCCCTGGTGCGCAACGGCGGCAAGCTGTGGGGCGCGGACGGCGGCGAGGCCGACACGCTCGCGGTCATCCCCGATTCCTCCTATGCAGGCGTCTACCAGGCCGTGATCGACGATGTGATCGCGAACGGCCCGCTCGACCCGGCCACGATCGGCACCGTGCCGAACGTGGGCCTGATGGCGCAGGCGGCCGAGGAGTACGGCAGCCACGACAAGACCTTCGAGATCGAGACCGCCGGCACCGTCCAGGTGGTCGACAGCGAGGGCACCGTGCTGATCGAGCACGAGGTCGAGCCCGGCGACATCTGGCGTGCCACGCAGACCAAGCACATCCCGGTCATGGACTGGGTGAAGCTGGCCGTGACCCGGGCGCGTGCGACCGGTGACCCCGCGGTGTTCTGGCTCGACGCGAACCGCTCGCACGACGCGCAGATCATCGCGAAGGTGCACCAGGGACTCGCGACGCTCGACACCAAGGGGCTGACCATCACGATCCTGGCTCCGGAGGAGGCGACGCGTTACACGCTCGCCCGCATGCGTCACGGTCTCGACACCATCTCGGTGACCGGCAACGTGCTGCGCGACTACCTCACGGACCTGTTCCCGATCCTCGAGGTCGGCACCAGCGCCAAGATGCTCTCGATCGTGCCGCTGCTCGCCGGTGGCGGCCTGTTCGAGACCGGTGCCGGTGGCTCCGCTCCGAAGCACGTGCAGCAGCTCGTCGAGCAGAACTACCTCCGCTGGGACTCGCTGGGCGAGTTCTTCGCGCTGGCCGCCTCGCTCGAGCATTTCGCCGACCGCACCGGCAACGAGAAGGCTCGCGTGCTCGCGCAGACCCTCGATGCCGCGACGGGCACGTTCCTCGAAGAGGACCGCTCACCCGGGCGTGCGCTGGGCACGATCGACAACCGCGGCAGCCACTTCTACCTGGGGCTGTACTGGGCGCAGGAGCTGGCGGCGCAGACGACGGATGCCGAGCTCGCCGCCGCATTCGCGCCGATCGCCGCCACCCTCGCCGAGAACGAGGAGACGATCGTCTCCGAGCTCAACGCGGTGCAGGGCACGGCCGTGGAGATCGGCGGCTACTACCGTCCGGACGACGCGCTCGTCCAGGCCGTGATGCGCCCGTCCGCGACGCTGAACGGGATCGTCGACGCGCTGAACTGA
- a CDS encoding GNAT family N-acetyltransferase, with amino-acid sequence MSELRMVELSAATIVAVNNLSLKPGQEQFLAPVSYGIAATVIDPQTSWQRVVLEDDHVVGFVSANFDAEAPEEHFRSVLWRINVDAEGQGKGVGRFAVESLLDEARTRGFDHVNVIYEAGEDGPEAFFLRVGFTPVGETEYSEVIAQIRIAS; translated from the coding sequence ATGTCCGAACTGCGCATGGTCGAACTCTCCGCCGCGACGATCGTCGCCGTGAACAACCTGTCGCTCAAGCCCGGGCAGGAGCAGTTCCTCGCTCCGGTGTCCTACGGCATCGCGGCGACCGTCATCGATCCGCAGACCTCCTGGCAGCGAGTCGTCCTCGAAGACGATCACGTCGTCGGGTTCGTCAGCGCCAACTTCGACGCCGAGGCGCCCGAGGAGCACTTCCGCTCCGTGCTGTGGCGCATCAACGTCGATGCAGAGGGCCAGGGCAAGGGCGTCGGCCGCTTCGCCGTCGAGAGCCTGCTCGACGAGGCCAGGACGCGCGGATTCGATCACGTCAACGTCATCTACGAAGCCGGCGAAGACGGCCCGGAGGCATTCTTCCTCCGCGTCGGGTTCACCCCGGTCGGTGAGACCGAGTACTCCGAGGTCATCGCCCAGATCCGCATCGCCTCGTAG
- a CDS encoding LacI family DNA-binding transcriptional regulator encodes MTTIHDVAEAAGVSISTVSYALSGKRPVSEKTRRRIEDTVRSLGYEPDAGARMLAGRRTHIFALTEPLRADTHAPTHMAFVLATTVAARRRGYDILLLTDEQASEGMNRVAASNLVDAILVLDVAPDDARADIARSLRSPTVFIGIPDDADGLTCVDLDFEAAGHLAIDRLADAGHTAAVLLGQTEVSYVKSNFPRRLLRGVQAQATRRGVAVEWATTGVTTTDASAVRAAVEAALDRGIRAFVVHAVGDVHEALLAVMTERGLTVGTDVSVISAAASFDTATLPVPVDTIPLVPQQSCELAIDLAVQRLEDPHAPARIHLIPPEYLSAGSVAPARE; translated from the coding sequence ATGACGACGATCCACGACGTGGCCGAGGCCGCCGGGGTGTCCATCAGCACCGTCTCCTACGCCCTCAGCGGCAAGCGGCCCGTCTCCGAGAAGACCCGTCGGCGCATCGAGGACACGGTGCGGTCCCTCGGCTACGAGCCGGATGCCGGCGCCAGGATGCTGGCGGGGCGCCGGACCCACATCTTCGCGCTCACCGAACCGCTGCGTGCCGACACGCACGCGCCCACCCACATGGCGTTCGTGCTGGCGACCACGGTCGCCGCCCGCCGACGGGGCTACGACATCCTCCTCCTGACCGACGAGCAGGCATCCGAGGGGATGAACAGGGTCGCCGCCAGCAACCTGGTCGATGCCATCCTCGTGCTCGACGTCGCGCCCGACGACGCACGGGCCGACATCGCCCGCTCGCTGCGCTCCCCCACCGTCTTCATCGGCATCCCGGACGACGCGGACGGGCTGACCTGCGTCGACCTCGACTTCGAGGCCGCAGGGCACCTCGCGATCGACCGCCTCGCGGATGCCGGTCACACCGCCGCCGTGCTGCTCGGTCAGACCGAGGTCTCGTACGTGAAGTCGAACTTCCCGCGCCGGCTGCTCCGCGGGGTGCAGGCCCAGGCGACGCGGCGGGGCGTCGCCGTCGAGTGGGCGACCACCGGTGTCACGACGACGGATGCGTCGGCCGTGCGCGCGGCGGTCGAGGCCGCCCTCGATCGCGGGATCCGCGCTTTCGTGGTGCACGCGGTCGGCGACGTGCACGAGGCGCTGCTCGCCGTCATGACCGAGCGCGGGCTGACCGTCGGCACGGACGTGTCGGTGATCTCTGCCGCGGCGTCCTTCGACACCGCGACGCTCCCCGTGCCCGTGGACACGATCCCCCTGGTGCCGCAGCAGTCGTGCGAGCTCGCGATCGATCTCGCCGTGCAGCGCCTCGAAGACCCGCACGCCCCCGCGCGCATCCACCTCATCCCTCCCGAATACCTCTCCGCCGGATCGGTCGCTCCCGCCCGGGAGTGA
- a CDS encoding ABC transporter substrate-binding protein, with the protein MARNTRRTKTLAALAALTATGIALSGCTAGSGDEGGDGQTLTLWHYEGADSAMGKAWAEAIAIFEEETGATVEFEEKSFEQIQKTASQVLDTDAAPDLMEFNKGNATAGFLASTGLIADISDAVDEYGWDDKLAPSLQTTAKYSDDGVMGGDTWFGIPNYGEFVGVYYNEDAFAAAGLEIPTTYDEFVDVLDAFVAQGVTPLAEAGAEYPLGQLWYQLALNAGDRGFVDDYQLYKDPVDWQGPEVTAATETLQEYMDKGYIASDVSSVKAEDAGVSFINGTSPIFVSGSWWFGRFVSEATGFDWTMTAFPGADLSLGSSGNLWVVPENASNKELAYEFIDITMRPEIQAIIGNNGGLPVAAEPADITDEKSAALIETFNGVLDADGLSFYPDWPAPGFYDVIVQELQGLITGAQDAETTNTKLGEQYDEGTSEFR; encoded by the coding sequence ATGGCACGCAACACCCGCAGGACGAAGACGTTGGCGGCTCTCGCCGCACTCACCGCGACCGGCATCGCACTGAGCGGCTGCACCGCGGGATCCGGCGACGAGGGCGGTGACGGACAGACCCTCACGCTCTGGCACTACGAGGGTGCGGACAGCGCGATGGGCAAGGCGTGGGCCGAGGCGATCGCGATCTTCGAGGAGGAGACCGGAGCCACGGTCGAGTTCGAGGAGAAGTCGTTCGAGCAGATCCAGAAGACGGCCAGCCAGGTGCTCGACACCGACGCCGCGCCCGATCTGATGGAGTTCAACAAGGGCAACGCGACCGCCGGGTTCCTGGCCTCCACCGGCCTGATCGCCGACATCTCGGACGCCGTCGACGAGTACGGCTGGGACGACAAGCTCGCCCCCTCGCTGCAGACCACCGCGAAGTACTCCGACGACGGCGTCATGGGAGGCGACACCTGGTTCGGCATCCCGAACTACGGCGAGTTCGTCGGCGTCTACTACAACGAGGATGCCTTCGCCGCCGCCGGCCTCGAGATCCCCACCACCTACGACGAGTTCGTCGACGTCCTCGACGCGTTCGTCGCACAGGGCGTCACGCCGCTCGCCGAGGCGGGTGCCGAATACCCCCTCGGCCAGCTCTGGTACCAGCTCGCGTTGAACGCCGGCGATCGCGGCTTCGTCGACGACTACCAGCTGTACAAGGATCCCGTCGACTGGCAGGGTCCCGAGGTCACCGCGGCGACGGAGACCCTGCAGGAGTACATGGACAAGGGCTACATCGCCTCCGACGTCTCGTCGGTCAAAGCCGAGGACGCGGGTGTCTCGTTCATCAACGGCACCTCGCCGATCTTCGTGTCGGGGTCATGGTGGTTCGGACGCTTCGTCTCGGAGGCGACCGGCTTCGACTGGACGATGACCGCCTTCCCCGGCGCCGACCTGTCGCTCGGATCCTCCGGCAACCTGTGGGTCGTCCCCGAGAACGCATCGAACAAGGAGCTCGCCTACGAGTTCATCGACATCACGATGCGCCCCGAGATCCAGGCGATCATCGGCAACAACGGCGGCCTCCCGGTCGCGGCCGAACCCGCCGACATCACCGACGAGAAGAGCGCGGCCCTGATCGAGACGTTCAACGGCGTGCTGGATGCGGACGGGCTGTCCTTCTACCCGGACTGGCCCGCCCCCGGCTTCTACGACGTGATCGTGCAGGAACTGCAGGGCCTGATCACCGGAGCACAGGATGCCGAGACCACGAACACGAAGCTCGGTGAGCAGTACGACGAAGGCACCTCGGAATTCCGTTGA
- a CDS encoding carbohydrate ABC transporter permease, whose translation MSLATRREGRTKLPPEEPSIPQRRGGTGAYWIYLLPGFALLLVVVIVPLVWNLYLTFTKWKGVRTPEFIGLENWQKILTDGDFWTSFTNSVWMIIAMVVVPTIVGLIVAALLFDVVGRKFGGRVGSFLRATYYLPQILPIAVAGIVIGWIVRPGGDGALNQILGALGLPAYDWLGQMPSALIVLMVVMVWVQLGYPVVVFMAALQRVDPELYEAAELDGANWLQRFTSITASIIRPEIFVVTLTCTIAALKVFGPVYIITRGGPAGATLVPAYYAYQEFFTKRNVGYGATIATVLTIVVVIVSIIFIRVQNSLERKERAGL comes from the coding sequence ATGTCACTCGCCACCCGTCGCGAGGGCCGCACGAAGCTGCCGCCCGAGGAGCCGTCGATCCCGCAGCGCCGCGGAGGGACCGGGGCCTACTGGATCTACCTGCTCCCCGGCTTCGCTCTGCTGCTCGTCGTCGTCATCGTCCCGCTGGTCTGGAACCTCTACCTGACCTTCACGAAGTGGAAGGGAGTGCGCACCCCGGAGTTCATCGGGCTCGAGAACTGGCAGAAGATCCTCACCGACGGCGATTTCTGGACCTCTTTCACGAACTCGGTGTGGATGATCATCGCGATGGTCGTCGTTCCGACGATCGTGGGCCTGATCGTCGCCGCGCTGCTGTTCGACGTCGTCGGTCGCAAGTTCGGCGGCAGGGTCGGCAGCTTCCTGCGTGCCACGTACTACCTCCCCCAGATCCTGCCGATCGCCGTCGCGGGCATCGTGATCGGCTGGATCGTGCGACCGGGCGGTGACGGCGCGCTCAACCAGATCCTGGGGGCGCTCGGCCTCCCGGCCTACGACTGGCTCGGTCAGATGCCCTCCGCCCTGATCGTGCTGATGGTCGTGATGGTGTGGGTGCAGCTCGGCTACCCCGTCGTGGTCTTCATGGCCGCCCTGCAGCGCGTCGATCCCGAACTGTACGAGGCGGCGGAGCTCGACGGCGCCAACTGGCTGCAGCGCTTCACCTCGATCACCGCCAGCATCATCCGCCCGGAGATCTTCGTGGTCACCCTGACCTGCACCATCGCCGCGCTGAAGGTCTTCGGTCCGGTCTACATCATCACGAGAGGCGGACCCGCGGGTGCGACCCTCGTGCCCGCGTACTACGCGTACCAGGAGTTCTTCACCAAGCGGAACGTGGGCTACGGAGCGACCATCGCCACCGTTCTCACCATCGTCGTGGTCATCGTGTCGATCATCTTCATCCGCGTGCAGAACTCCCTCGAGCGCAAGGAAAGGGCGGGTCTGTGA